The sequence CGGCCACACCGCGTTCAGCGGCGCCGACGCCCCTCCGGCCGCCGCCGGACGGCCCCTCCCCGACTGGGTCGGCGAGGGCTGGACCGGCCGCTGGCTCGCCGGACTCGCCGACCGCGAGACGGAGTTGCAGGCCGCGCTGCACCGCCTGACCGGACTGCGCACCACCCCCTGGCAGCCCCGTACCAACGCCGCCCGGCAACCGGCCGACGCCCTGGCGGGCTGCGGCTTCACCGCCCTCGTGCCCGTGGCGGACACCCGGTGACCGCCACCGATCCGCCCGTTCTCGACCCCGAACAGGCCCTGGCGACCACGAGCGGCACCGCGGTCGTCCACCTCACCGCCTGGACGCTCGGCCTGGCCGAGCGGCTCAGCCGCCACGCCCTGGCACACCCCGTCCGGCTGGTTCCGGTACGCGAGGACGGTGCGCTGACCGTCGTCGGGCCCGTCCTGCACCCCGGTGCGCCCGCCTGCCTGAGCTGCACCGAGGTCCAGCGGCTCGCCAGCGCCGGCGGCCGGGTGCCGTGGCAGAGCCCGGCCCTGGCACTGGCCGGCACCGGCACCCCGGCCTTCTCCGAGGCGGTGCTCGCCCTGGCCGCCGACCTCGCCGACTCCGACGCCGCAACAGACCCCGGCACCGCCGCCGAAACAGGCACCGGCACCGAAACAGGCACCAGCACCGGCACCGGCACCGAAACAGCCACCGACGGCCGGGCCGCCACCCACGCCACCGTCCACCTGGTCCACGGCGACCGCGCCACCTGGTCCACCCACCGGGTCCGCCCCGTCGGCGGCTGCCCCGTCTGCCACCCGCTCCCCGAGGACACCCCCGACGCCGCCCGCCTGCCCGGCACGCCCCGCGCGCTCCCCGACCCGACCGTGCTGCGCGGCGCCAACGACCGGACCACCGCCGACCGGCTGCGCGCCGAACTGCACGACGAGCGCTTCGGCCCGGTCCGCCGTCTCTACCGCACCGAGGACTCGGCGTTCGCCCTCACCAGCGCCCTGGTCACCGACGGCCGGGCCGAGGAGGACGGCGGCTACGGACGGTCCACGGACTTCCGGTCCAGCGAACGCGTGGCCCTGTTCGAGGCCGTGGAGCGGCTCGCGGGCATGCGTCCGCTCGGCCGCCGCACCACCCTGCGCGCCTCCTACGCCCAGCTGGCCGCCGCACGCGGCCCCGGAGGCGTTCTCGACCCGGTCCGGCTCGGCCTGCCGGACCCCGGCGACCACCCCGGCCGCACCACCGTCCCCTTCACCCCCGAGCTGGTCCTCGACTGGGTGCACGGCTGGTCCCTCACCCACGAGCGTCCGGTCGCCGTCCCCGAGCACCTCGCCTACTGGGACCCGCCGGGCCGCGACCGCCCCCGGATCGCGCACGAGTCCTCGAACGGCTGCGGCCTGGGCAACAGCCCCGAGGAGGCGGCACTGTACGGTCTGTTCGAGATCGCCGAGCGGGACGCCTTCCTGCTCGCCTGGTACGCCCGCACCCCGCTGCCGGCCGTCACCGTCCCCGTCGACGACCCGGAGACGGCCGCGCTCGCCGACCGCGCCGAACTGCTCGGCTACCGGCTCACCCTGCTCGACGCCACCAACGACCTCGGCGTCCCGGCCGTACTCGCGCTCTGCCGCTACCGGGGCACCCACCCCGACGCCCCACTGACCTTCCTGGCCGCCGGAGCCCACCACGACCCGCGCACGGCGATCCGCTCCGCCGTCGCCGAGGTGGTCACCAACGTGCAGGACGAGCCACGCCGCCCGGCCACCGACGGCGGCGCCCGGGACCGACGACGTCTGCGCCCGATGCTGGAACGGCCCGAGCTGGTCGCCGTGCTGGACGACCACGTCGGCCTCAACACCCTGCCCGAGGCGCAGCCCCGCCTGGACTTCCTGTTCGCCGGCCCGCCGCCGGTGCCGTGGCGGGAACGCTGGCCCGGCGCGCCCGAACCGGTGGACGACCTGACCGCGCTGCTGGGGCGGACGGTCCGGCGCCTCGCCGGGGAGGGCCTGGAGGTCGTGGTGGTCCGTCAGGACGAGCCCGGTGTGCGCGACCGGCTCGGGCTGCACTGCGTCAAGGTGATCGTCCCCGGGACGCTCCCGATGACCTTCGGCGAGGCCAACCGGCGCACCCTCGGTCTGCCCCGCCTGCTGGAGGTCCCGTACCGGCTCGGCCGCACCCCGCGCCCGCTGCGGCACGACGAACTGCCGCTGCACCCGCACCCGTTCCCCTGATCCGCCGCACCGCGCGACCCACCGCGCCACTCGGCCGGCCGACTCCCCCGCCCGACCCGCCCGACCCGCCCCCTGCCCGACCCGCCCACCGTCCGGAGAGGACCCGATGACGAACCGACTGCCGCCGGCCGCACCCTGGCAGAGCCTGCACCTGGCCCTGCCGCTGCCCGCCCGCGAGACCGACGCCTTCGTCACCGAGGACCTCGCGCCGCTGATGGACCGTCCCGCCGACAGCGACTGGTTCTTCATCCGCTACGGCGAGGGCGGCCCGCACCTGCGGATCCGCTTCCGGGGGACGGCCGCACGCGCGGACGGCCTCGCGAAGGAACTCGCCCGGCTCGCCTCGCTCCGCAGCCCGGCGGACGGTCCGTGGGCGGCCCGGCACGGGGAGGTCACCGCCGTCCCCTACGAGCCGGAGACGGAACGCTACGGCGGGCCCTCGCTGCTGCCGGTCGCCGAGGAACTCTTCACCCGCTCCACCCGCACCGCGGTCCTCGCCCTGCGCACCCTCGGCCCGGCCCCCGCCGCCCGGCTGCCGCTCGCCCTGGACCTGGCGCACACCACCACCCGGGCCCTGGGGCTGGACGAGCTCGCCGCCGCCCGCTGGCTGCGGAACCACTCGGCCTCCTGGCGCTGGGTGACGGAGTTCCGGCCACTGCCCGGGGCCGCCGTCCACAGCAGGGTGAACACGGTGTTCGCCCAGCAGCGGCAGACCCTGGCCCGCCGCGCCGCGGCCCTGCGCGAGGCCCTCGGCACCGGCACGGCCGCGCCCTGGCTCGGCGACTGGTCGGCGCACGTCATGGCGGCCGCCGCCCGGATGCGGGCCGTCGCGCCCCAGGACTCCGAGCAGCGGCTCCTGCGGGTGTGGGCCTCACAGCTGCACATGCTGTTCAACCGGCTCGGGGTCGGACCGGACGAGGAACGCGCGGTCTGCCGGCTCGCCGGCCGGACGCTCCTCGAGACGGACCCGCCGTTCGGCTTCTTCCCCGAGGGCCCGGACGCCCCGGACCGCCAGTACCTGGAACGCAGCAAGTTCCAGATCGGGCGCCCCGAGGACACCGCGCTGCGGGAGGCGGCGCCCCCCGACGTGCCGCGCCCGGCGCCCGGCGACCTGCCGCTGCCCGCCGACCCGCTGCCGGCCGTCCCCCTGGCCGACGCGCTGCTGACCCGCCGGTCCACCCGGGGACGGCTGACCGGACCGCTCACGGCCGGGCAACTGGGCGGCCTGCTCTGGTCCGCCTGCGCACCGAACCGCCCCACCGGCGACCGCCCCTACCCCAGCGCGGGCGGCATGCGCGCCGTCCGGGTCCGGCTGATCGCCCTCGCCGTCGAGGGCCTGCCCGCCGGCACCTACCACTGCCTCCCGGAGCTGCGCTGCCTGCGCCCGATCGGACCGGCGCCCGACCCGGAGCAGCTCAAGGCCCTCTCCTACTACCTCTCCCGACCGGCCTCGGACCCGCAGGCACTGGTGGTCGACGAGGCGCCCGCGGTACTGGCGGTCCACCTGGACCTCGCCGCTCTGCGGCAGCGCTACGGCCTGCGCGCGCTGCGCCTCGGTCTCGTCGAGACCGGGCACCTCACCCAGAACCTGCTGCTCACCTCCGCCGCGTTCGGCCTCGGCACCACGCCGCTGGGCGGGCTCTTCGACGACCTCGCGCACGAGCTGCTCGCCCTCGACGACCTGGACCAGCCGATCCAGTACCTGCTGCCGCTGGGCCGCCCGGCCGCGGGTGAAGGGTCCGGCAACCGTGCGACGGCCCGTGAGCGGCGCCCCTCGGGCTAGGGGTTGTCGAGGGGCACGGGTGCCTGCCCGGTCTGGGCGGCGACGAGTTCGCGGTAGGGGGCGCAGCGGGCGAGGAGGGTGGAGTGGTCGGCGGCGTCGACGACGGTGCCCCGGTTCATCATGATCACGTGATCGGCGTGCTGGACCGTGGAGAGCCGGTGGGCGACGACCACGACGGCACTGCGGCGGGCCAGTCGGTCGACGATCTCGCGGAAACGCAGTTCGTTGATGCCGTCGAGCTGGCTGGTGGGCTCGTCGAGCAGGACGATGTCGGCGCCGGTGAGGAGGGCGCGGGCCAGCGCCATCCGCTGGCGCTGGCCGCCGGACAGGTCGAACTCGCGGCCCAGGACGGTGTCCAGGCCGTGCGGGAGGCGGTCGACGTCCTGGGCGAGGCCGACGGTGGTCAGCGCCCGGGCGAGTTCCCCGTCGGCGGCGGTGCCGGTGCGGCCGAGCTGGAGGTTCTCCCGGGCGCTGGCCTCCAGGAGGGTGAACTCCTGGTCGACGTAGGCCATCCTGGCCCGCAGTGAGCCCAGCGGCCAGGTGCGGATGTCGTGGCCGAGGATGCTGACCGAACCGGCGCCGGGGCGCACGAAGCGGCCGACCAGGGAGAGCGCGGTGCTCTTGCCCGCGCCGGAGGGGCCGACGACGGCGGTCAGGCCGGTGCGCGGGATGCTGAAGGAGGCGGAGTCCAGGGCGGGGCGCCCGGTCCCGGCGTGGGTGTAGGAGACGCCGCGGAAGACCACCGCCGGGGCGTCGGGCACCGGGGTGGGGGTGGGGCGGGCCTCGTCCTCCGGGTCCGCCTCCCGGGGCAGCATCAGCAGTTCGTTGCAGCGGTCCCGGGCGGCGAGTCCGGCCTGGAGCCGGCCGAAGCCGGTGGCGAGAGTGTTCACCGACGGGACGGTCTGGAGCAGGTAGAGCAGGAAGGCGGCGAACTCCGCGACCTGGAGGTGGCCCGCCGCCATGCGCGCGCCGCCGGTGAGGATCACCGCGATCATGGCGAACTGGTTGCCGAGGGTGAGCGCCGCCGGTACCAGGGCACCGAGCCGGGCGCCGGTCAGCGAGACCACGCGCAGCTTCTCGGCGTCCTGCTCCAGCACCCGGTCGGCCAGCGGTTCGGCGCGGCAGGCCTTGATGGTGGTGAGGGCCTCCAGGTGGGCGGTGAAGCGCTGGGCGATCTGGCCCACCGCGTCCTGCTGGCCGGTGACATTGGCCCGCATCCGGCGCATGATCAGCAGGACCAGGGCGGTCAGCCCGGCCAGGGCGGCCACGGTGACGGCGGTGAGCACCCAGTCGATCCACACCATCACCGCCAGGGTGGCCAGCACCCCGAACGCGGCGAGCGGGAGCTGCATCGCCACTTCGACCACCTGGCCGAGGAGTTGGGCGTCGGAGGTGACGCGGGCGGCGAGCTCGCCCGTCCCCCGGGCCCGTACCACCGGCAGCGGCAGGCGCAGGGCGTGGGCCATCACCGCGGTGCGCAGGCGGTAGGTCATGCCTTCGCCGACCCTGGCGAGCTGGAAGCCGGAGAGGGCCTGGGCGGCCGCCCCGCCGACGGCGGCGCCGGCCATCATCAGCAGCCCGGGAGCGAGCGAGCGGTGGGCGGAGAAGTCGCCGACGATCCGGCGGACCAGCAGCGGGAGAGCGAGGGCGGCGACGGTGGCCACCACCGCGAGGATCAGGGCGGCGGCGAGGCGGACCGGCTGGACGGCGAGTTCACGGCGCAGCCGGACGGGCGACGGCGTGGAAGCAGTCGCGGAAGCCGGCGTGGAAGCGGTCGCGGAAGCCGGCGCGGAAGCGGTCTCCACGGGCGGGGCGACCCCGGCCGCGGCGGGCCGGGCGGAGACGGTCTCGACGGGCTGGGAGGCCTCGGTCTCGGCGGGCTGGGCGGCCACGGGGCACCTCTCTGCTGGACGGGTCACGGATCGAGGGGGCGAGGTGCGGGGCAGGAAGAGGGCGGGGCAGGAAGAGGGTGCGGGGCAGGAGAGAGGGCCGCGGCGTCGAACGCCGCGGCCCGGGGGGCCGGGCGGGTGGTCGGTCGACCACCCGCCCGGCCTGGCCGCTCGGACCGCACGGGCCGCCCCTCGGGCGACCGCGTGGGTCAGAGGCAGATGAGCGTGCTGACCGTGCTGGTGCCGCAGTTCAGCACGCTCAGCGAGCTGGTGCTCGCGAGGGTGTCGTCGATCGGGGCCGCCTCGGTCTCGGGCAGCTCCATGGTCTGGAGGTCGAGGATCGCCATGATGGTCTCCTTCACTTCGCGGTGGATCACCCGGCCGGACGGCCGGGGGTCTGTGGCGGCGCGCACGCGTGGCGGCGCGCTCGCGGGTGCCGGTGGGCCGGGCGGGCCCTTCGGCGGGTGGCGGGACGTGCGGTCGGTGGGGCCCGGTCAGCTGGGCGCGGTGGCGGCCGGTCCGGTGAACGGGAGGAACGGGGTGCCCGCGAGCGCCGTGCCCAGGGCCAGCAGCACCCCGGCCGAACCGGTCGCCAGGTCCGTGGAGAGCCGCAGCAGCTGGTCGCCGGGGAAGGCGAGGCGGCCCCGGTAGGGCACCTGGTGGAGCGCCAGCAGCGCCCGGTGCCGGTCGAGCAGCCCGCCGCCGTCCCCGTTCCCCGGGCCCTCGGCGGCGCGGTCGCCGGTCAGGGCGAGGTAGCCGAGGAGTCCGGCCCGTCCGTTGAACAGGCCCGACTGGATCACGAACTCCGGTTCGGCGGCCCGGCGGATCAGCACCTGCCGTTCGGCTGCGGCACTGTCGGGCCGGTGGCGGAGCACCGCGGCGAGGGCGATCCCGATCCCGGCGCTGCCGGTCTCGACGTAGGGCAGGACCCGGCGCCGGTCGACCACCTGGAGGGTGCCGTCGCTCACCTCGACGCAACGGGCGAGGTCGAGCTCGAGCAGGGCCTCGGCACGGTCGAGCAGGGTGCGGTCACCGGTGTGTTCGTACAGCCGGACCAGCGCGAGCGCGGCTCCCGAGGCACCGGCCAGCAGTCCGGCCGCACCGCCCCCGTGCTTCTCCCAGGCGGCCGCGGCGGCACCGGCCGCGTTCAGGGCCTGCTCCAGCAGCCGCTCGTCACCGGTGGCCCGGGCGAAGTGCAGCAGGGCGAGGGCGATCCCGGGCCCGCCGGAGGCCAGCGTCGGTGCCGGGGCCGAATCGCCGTCGGCGGTGTGCCCGCCGAGCCGGTGCAGCAGTTCCGACGCCCGCCGGCGCTCCCCCAGCAGGTCCAGGACGTACGCGACGCCGTGGCCGCCGTGGTACAGGCCGGGTGCCGGGCGGCGTTCGAGGGCGGCGTCGGCCAGCCACCGCACGTGCGCGGGGTCGACCTCGGCCCCGGTGCTGTGCAGGGCGTAGAGCACCCCGGCCGCGCCGTGCGCCAGGCCGAGCCCACCCTGGGTGAACTGGGCGATGTCGCCCGGGAAGAGGCGGTCGGAGCGTTCGGGAGTGGCGGCCGCGGCGATTCCGGCGGCGAGCGAGTCGCGGATCGCCGGCCAGTCGGCGACCGGCGCCTCCAGCAGCGCGCGGGTCTCGGCACGGCCCTCGGACAGTTCCGGACGGGGCGTGCGCCCGTCGTCGGGGGTGCGGCCGAGCAGGCGGCGGATGTCGTCGGTGTAGCCGGGCGGCACCGGGAAGCGGCGCTCGACGGCGTCCGCGAGCTGCCACGCCTTGTCGGCGTCGAGGGCGGTGAGCTGGACCAGCGGGAAGAAGAGCCACAGTCGCAGTGCCGCCAGCGCGTACCGGTCCACGCCCGTCCCGGTGTGGCCGGGCGGTGCGGTGAAGCCGGCGGCTCCCAGTGCGGGGCGCAGGAAGTCGTCGACGGTGCTGGCGAGTTCGAAGTCGATCAGGCAGAGCTCGCCGTCCGGCCGGACGACCACGTTGCGCGGGTGGAGGTCCCCGAAGACGACGCCGCGGTCGTGGATCCCGGCCACCGCCCGCTCCACCTGGTCGACCACGGCCAGGGCGTCGCGGGTGTACTCGGCGACGGCTTCCTCGTCGGCGTCGGGGTGGATCAGCGGGTAGCGGGCCGTCAGCCACTCGCTCAGGGACTGCCCGGCGACGTACTCCTGGACCAGGAACTCGTGCTCCCAGGCCGTCAGCAACCCGTGCTCCCGGGGCACCCCGGGGACGCCGGCCAGCCGGGCCAGGACGGCGTGCTCGTTGCGCAGCCGGGTCACGGCGTCGACGCCGCGCTGGTCCAGCCCGGCGAACGGACGGGCCTCCTTGAGCACCAGCTGCGGCCCGTCCTTCCCGTCGCGGGCCAGGTAGACGCCGCCGGCGTTGGAGAAGTGCAGGACCCGCTCGACGGTGTAGGGGAGTCCGGTCTCCTGCGGTGCCGCGCGCTCCGCGACCGCCGCGGCGATGCACTCCGGCACCGGCGCCCAGGCCGGCACCGAGAACGCGGCCCCGCGCACGTCGGGCACCAGCCGGCCGTCCGGTCCGGCCAGGGCCAGGACGAGTTCCCCGGCGTCGTTGCGGCAGTAGCGTTCGGCGAACCCGCCGTACCTCAGGTACAGCGGCCCGTCCTTCCAGCGCAGGTCGCTGAGGATGTACGCGCCCTTGTGACCGGCCAGCAGCGTGCCGAGCCCGTCCAGACAGCGTTCCAGCTCGGCGTCGTCGACCGGGTAGAGGGTGCAGAACTTCCCGCTGGAGCCGCGGGGCGCGTACTTGGAGTTCTGCACCTGGAGGATGGGCAGTCCGCGCAGGAACTTGAAGGTGACGCGCTCCCGCAGACAGAAGGAGTGGACGGTCTCGAGCACCTCCTCCGCGGTGCCGAGGCACGCGGAGACGTGGATCTTCCAGCCCTGGTCCGGGATCCGCACGCCCGCCGGACGCACCACG comes from Streptomyces sp. TLI_053 and encodes:
- a CDS encoding TOMM precursor leader peptide-binding protein: MTATDPPVLDPEQALATTSGTAVVHLTAWTLGLAERLSRHALAHPVRLVPVREDGALTVVGPVLHPGAPACLSCTEVQRLASAGGRVPWQSPALALAGTGTPAFSEAVLALAADLADSDAATDPGTAAETGTGTETGTSTGTGTETATDGRAATHATVHLVHGDRATWSTHRVRPVGGCPVCHPLPEDTPDAARLPGTPRALPDPTVLRGANDRTTADRLRAELHDERFGPVRRLYRTEDSAFALTSALVTDGRAEEDGGYGRSTDFRSSERVALFEAVERLAGMRPLGRRTTLRASYAQLAAARGPGGVLDPVRLGLPDPGDHPGRTTVPFTPELVLDWVHGWSLTHERPVAVPEHLAYWDPPGRDRPRIAHESSNGCGLGNSPEEAALYGLFEIAERDAFLLAWYARTPLPAVTVPVDDPETAALADRAELLGYRLTLLDATNDLGVPAVLALCRYRGTHPDAPLTFLAAGAHHDPRTAIRSAVAEVVTNVQDEPRRPATDGGARDRRRLRPMLERPELVAVLDDHVGLNTLPEAQPRLDFLFAGPPPVPWRERWPGAPEPVDDLTALLGRTVRRLAGEGLEVVVVRQDEPGVRDRLGLHCVKVIVPGTLPMTFGEANRRTLGLPRLLEVPYRLGRTPRPLRHDELPLHPHPFP
- a CDS encoding thiopeptide-type bacteriocin biosynthesis protein, whose amino-acid sequence is MTNRLPPAAPWQSLHLALPLPARETDAFVTEDLAPLMDRPADSDWFFIRYGEGGPHLRIRFRGTAARADGLAKELARLASLRSPADGPWAARHGEVTAVPYEPETERYGGPSLLPVAEELFTRSTRTAVLALRTLGPAPAARLPLALDLAHTTTRALGLDELAAARWLRNHSASWRWVTEFRPLPGAAVHSRVNTVFAQQRQTLARRAAALREALGTGTAAPWLGDWSAHVMAAAARMRAVAPQDSEQRLLRVWASQLHMLFNRLGVGPDEERAVCRLAGRTLLETDPPFGFFPEGPDAPDRQYLERSKFQIGRPEDTALREAAPPDVPRPAPGDLPLPADPLPAVPLADALLTRRSTRGRLTGPLTAGQLGGLLWSACAPNRPTGDRPYPSAGGMRAVRVRLIALAVEGLPAGTYHCLPELRCLRPIGPAPDPEQLKALSYYLSRPASDPQALVVDEAPAVLAVHLDLAALRQRYGLRALRLGLVETGHLTQNLLLTSAAFGLGTTPLGGLFDDLAHELLALDDLDQPIQYLLPLGRPAAGEGSGNRATARERRPSG
- a CDS encoding ABC transporter ATP-binding protein, with the protein product MAAQPAETEASQPVETVSARPAAAGVAPPVETASAPASATASTPASATASTPSPVRLRRELAVQPVRLAAALILAVVATVAALALPLLVRRIVGDFSAHRSLAPGLLMMAGAAVGGAAAQALSGFQLARVGEGMTYRLRTAVMAHALRLPLPVVRARGTGELAARVTSDAQLLGQVVEVAMQLPLAAFGVLATLAVMVWIDWVLTAVTVAALAGLTALVLLIMRRMRANVTGQQDAVGQIAQRFTAHLEALTTIKACRAEPLADRVLEQDAEKLRVVSLTGARLGALVPAALTLGNQFAMIAVILTGGARMAAGHLQVAEFAAFLLYLLQTVPSVNTLATGFGRLQAGLAARDRCNELLMLPREADPEDEARPTPTPVPDAPAVVFRGVSYTHAGTGRPALDSASFSIPRTGLTAVVGPSGAGKSTALSLVGRFVRPGAGSVSILGHDIRTWPLGSLRARMAYVDQEFTLLEASARENLQLGRTGTAADGELARALTTVGLAQDVDRLPHGLDTVLGREFDLSGGQRQRMALARALLTGADIVLLDEPTSQLDGINELRFREIVDRLARRSAVVVVAHRLSTVQHADHVIMMNRGTVVDAADHSTLLARCAPYRELVAAQTGQAPVPLDNP
- a CDS encoding SapB/AmfS family lanthipeptide; translation: MAILDLQTMELPETEAAPIDDTLASTSSLSVLNCGTSTVSTLICL
- the lanKC gene encoding class III lanthionine synthetase LanKC, encoding MDNRYEAYAYADPLFYDSPRRWGAQEEFAAVTRPLPEGWERGDLEMWAVVRPAGVRIPDQGWKIHVSACLGTAEEVLETVHSFCLRERVTFKFLRGLPILQVQNSKYAPRGSSGKFCTLYPVDDAELERCLDGLGTLLAGHKGAYILSDLRWKDGPLYLRYGGFAERYCRNDAGELVLALAGPDGRLVPDVRGAAFSVPAWAPVPECIAAAVAERAAPQETGLPYTVERVLHFSNAGGVYLARDGKDGPQLVLKEARPFAGLDQRGVDAVTRLRNEHAVLARLAGVPGVPREHGLLTAWEHEFLVQEYVAGQSLSEWLTARYPLIHPDADEEAVAEYTRDALAVVDQVERAVAGIHDRGVVFGDLHPRNVVVRPDGELCLIDFELASTVDDFLRPALGAAGFTAPPGHTGTGVDRYALAALRLWLFFPLVQLTALDADKAWQLADAVERRFPVPPGYTDDIRRLLGRTPDDGRTPRPELSEGRAETRALLEAPVADWPAIRDSLAAGIAAAATPERSDRLFPGDIAQFTQGGLGLAHGAAGVLYALHSTGAEVDPAHVRWLADAALERRPAPGLYHGGHGVAYVLDLLGERRRASELLHRLGGHTADGDSAPAPTLASGGPGIALALLHFARATGDERLLEQALNAAGAAAAAWEKHGGGAAGLLAGASGAALALVRLYEHTGDRTLLDRAEALLELDLARCVEVSDGTLQVVDRRRVLPYVETGSAGIGIALAAVLRHRPDSAAAERQVLIRRAAEPEFVIQSGLFNGRAGLLGYLALTGDRAAEGPGNGDGGGLLDRHRALLALHQVPYRGRLAFPGDQLLRLSTDLATGSAGVLLALGTALAGTPFLPFTGPAATAPS